One genomic window of Psychrobacter cibarius includes the following:
- a CDS encoding endonuclease/exonuclease/phosphatase family protein, which translates to MTTTTSFVLTSYNIHKGMSPMNRQVKIQGIAQALDIIGSDVLCLQEVQGQNLKRNMQYNEYPDQSQHEWFGEYLQLQNSYGKNSEYENGHHGNAVLSRFPLDPKHNVNITVNKLEQRGVLHCEVQPVGWDVPVVVLCAHLNLFERDRIKQYEAIANYVRNEIAPDQPLILAGDFNDWKKMSCDKLATSLGMTEAFKHCHGKLLPTFPAKLPVLSLDRIYVRNLRVKNAWVHTGKPWSTLSDHLPLSAELAHL; encoded by the coding sequence ATGACTACCACAACCTCTTTTGTGCTAACCAGCTATAACATTCATAAAGGCATGTCGCCGATGAATCGCCAAGTTAAAATACAAGGTATCGCCCAAGCGCTCGATATTATTGGCTCCGATGTACTGTGTCTCCAAGAAGTGCAAGGTCAGAATCTTAAGCGCAATATGCAGTACAACGAATACCCTGACCAATCGCAACATGAATGGTTTGGTGAGTATTTACAGCTGCAAAATAGCTATGGTAAAAATTCAGAGTATGAAAACGGTCATCATGGCAATGCGGTATTGAGCCGTTTTCCATTGGATCCTAAACATAACGTCAATATCACCGTTAATAAGCTTGAGCAGCGTGGCGTCTTGCACTGCGAAGTACAACCAGTTGGATGGGATGTACCAGTGGTTGTACTGTGTGCACACCTAAATTTGTTTGAGCGTGATCGCATCAAGCAATATGAAGCCATTGCCAACTATGTTCGTAATGAGATTGCACCTGATCAACCACTGATTTTGGCAGGAGATTTTAATGATTGGAAAAAAATGTCTTGTGATAAGCTTGCTACTAGCTTGGGTATGACCGAAGCTTTCAAGCATTGTCATGGCAAACTGCTGCCAACTTTCCCAGCCAAGCTTCCTGTGCTTAGCTTAGATCGTATTTATGTGCGTAATCTAAGAGTGAAAAATGCCTGGGTGCATACGGGCAAACCATGGTCGACACTGTCTGATCATCTGCCGCTCAGTGCGGAATTGGCACATTTATAA
- a CDS encoding NADP-dependent oxidoreductase: MSTLSHNPLPTTQHAVLIREFGEPKVMSYQEDVAIPVLTDNQVLVKVAYVGINPVDYKTRQGKGWGADAIQKDKFDKNEPAILGFDMSGTVVDSRSEQFTIGTQVAALTFHGGCYAEYVAVDADMLAKVPDSVTLQQAGALPCIGQTAIQFVEFADIQNGEHVVINAPAGGVGHLLIQLLMDKVAKNNIKVTVICSPEKYAKLDEIIDTNQLTGWIDYTKDDEFPELQADVLLDLVGNEAGVRALSVLKSGGRVNVLPTIWVDKLKEAGSQKQLKVAGYKAQRSGEDMARVLQLVADGKLTLRIQQTYPLSEVVAAHHELQKGAAFGKIVLKVS; this comes from the coding sequence ATGTCTACTCTTTCTCATAACCCGCTACCAACGACCCAACATGCCGTACTCATACGTGAGTTTGGCGAACCTAAAGTGATGAGCTATCAAGAGGATGTGGCCATTCCTGTGTTAACAGATAATCAGGTATTGGTCAAAGTTGCTTACGTGGGTATCAATCCTGTCGATTACAAAACGCGTCAAGGCAAAGGCTGGGGCGCTGATGCCATTCAAAAAGACAAGTTTGATAAAAATGAGCCTGCAATTTTGGGGTTTGATATGTCAGGCACTGTGGTCGATAGTCGTAGTGAGCAGTTTACTATCGGTACACAGGTCGCTGCCCTGACTTTTCATGGTGGCTGTTATGCAGAGTATGTAGCAGTCGATGCTGACATGCTGGCAAAAGTACCGGATTCTGTCACGTTACAGCAAGCAGGTGCGCTGCCTTGTATTGGACAGACGGCGATACAGTTTGTAGAGTTTGCAGATATTCAAAATGGTGAGCATGTGGTGATAAACGCGCCAGCAGGCGGCGTGGGTCACTTGTTGATTCAGCTGCTCATGGATAAAGTGGCTAAAAACAATATCAAGGTGACCGTCATTTGCTCACCAGAAAAATATGCCAAGCTTGATGAAATAATAGATACCAATCAGCTTACAGGTTGGATTGATTATACCAAAGACGATGAATTCCCTGAGTTACAGGCAGATGTGCTACTGGATTTGGTCGGTAATGAAGCAGGCGTGCGAGCGCTTAGCGTGCTCAAATCTGGTGGTCGCGTCAATGTATTACCAACGATTTGGGTGGATAAACTCAAAGAGGCGGGTAGCCAGAAGCAGTTAAAGGTAGCGGGTTATAAGGCGCAGCGTAGTGGTGAAGATATGGCGCGAGTTTTACAGCTCGTTGCTGATGGCAAGCTAACGCTACGTATTCAGCAAACCTATCCATTGTCTGAAGTGGTCGCGGCTCATCATGAGCTGCAAAAAGGTGCTGCTTTTGGCAAGATCGTTTTAAAAGTGAGCTAG
- a CDS encoding alpha-ketoglutarate-dependent dioxygenase AlkB, whose amino-acid sequence MTDLFAPKPTDNLLPYDGQVNDLGVVINEANALYENLLNELPWQSDIVTLFGKTHVTTRQIVWMGDHDVSYYYSGQTRRAIPWSKQMLHVKRHIEQQLSSSGINVDFNSCLLNHYPSGADGMGYHADDEKELGAQPIIASLSLGARRKFVFKHKTIRQENKPVKVELYLESGQLIVMHGDTQDFWKHTITKTKTVASGRISLTFRKVLSH is encoded by the coding sequence ATGACTGACCTCTTTGCCCCTAAACCGACTGATAACCTATTGCCTTACGATGGTCAGGTCAATGACTTAGGGGTAGTTATCAATGAGGCTAACGCTCTGTATGAGAATTTACTAAATGAGCTACCTTGGCAGTCTGACATCGTGACGTTGTTTGGTAAAACACATGTTACCACTCGCCAAATCGTCTGGATGGGTGACCACGATGTCAGTTATTATTACTCTGGACAGACGCGTCGAGCCATTCCATGGTCAAAGCAGATGTTGCACGTAAAACGACATATTGAGCAGCAGTTATCAAGCAGTGGAATCAACGTTGATTTTAATTCTTGCTTACTTAACCACTATCCCTCTGGTGCTGATGGCATGGGTTATCATGCCGATGATGAAAAAGAGCTGGGCGCGCAGCCGATCATCGCTTCTTTATCGCTCGGTGCTAGGCGAAAATTTGTTTTTAAGCATAAAACTATTAGACAAGAGAACAAGCCCGTCAAAGTTGAGCTATATCTTGAGTCCGGTCAGCTTATCGTTATGCATGGCGATACGCAGGATTTTTGGAAGCACACCATTACAAAAACCAAAACTGTCGCATCAGGGCGCATCAGCCTCACGTTTCGAAAAGTGCTATCGCATTAA
- a CDS encoding alpha/beta hydrolase produces the protein MKAFAKNINISGKQARYYNLSQLTPSIQSSTASRVPAHFYGGNSFTVGTYSPLLSALATDFKISSLALRGYWYDKPQRRRLMREQDAEILIEFLEKTQDKPIVGIGHSQGATATAIAAAQRPDLFSQLYLIEPVTFTKPQARLYNLLPRKLLLSREPFKSTLTKQSTWASIDDYYENLRAQRAYRRMSDAHLRVFAEQSLSKDTNGCYTLIFAPEQELANYFGAPHIDTALKQLSCPYTLITGKPTLFINHKVRQQWQKFVPDDSIISLLDYGHLLPMEAPELCAQVINEHYHSYK, from the coding sequence ATGAAAGCATTTGCAAAAAATATTAATATTAGTGGAAAACAAGCGCGCTACTATAACCTTAGCCAGCTTACGCCATCGATACAGTCAAGTACTGCCTCTCGCGTACCAGCACACTTTTATGGTGGCAATAGTTTTACCGTTGGTACTTATAGTCCCTTATTAAGTGCGCTGGCAACTGACTTCAAAATCAGCTCGCTTGCGCTTCGTGGCTATTGGTATGACAAGCCGCAGCGCCGTCGTCTTATGCGCGAGCAGGATGCTGAGATACTTATTGAATTTTTAGAAAAAACGCAAGACAAACCCATCGTTGGTATTGGTCATTCGCAAGGAGCCACTGCCACTGCCATCGCTGCAGCCCAGCGCCCAGATCTGTTTTCACAGCTATATTTAATAGAGCCTGTGACGTTTACCAAACCACAAGCCCGACTCTATAATCTATTGCCGCGTAAGCTTCTACTCAGTCGCGAACCGTTTAAAAGCACTCTCACCAAACAATCTACTTGGGCAAGCATCGATGATTATTATGAGAACTTACGCGCTCAACGTGCTTATAGGCGCATGAGTGATGCGCATTTGCGGGTATTTGCAGAGCAAAGTTTATCCAAAGATACCAATGGCTGTTACACGCTGATATTTGCGCCTGAACAAGAGCTCGCCAACTATTTTGGCGCGCCGCATATCGATACCGCCCTCAAGCAATTAAGCTGTCCTTATACGCTTATCACTGGCAAGCCGACGTTGTTTATTAACCATAAAGTGCGACAACAATGGCAAAAATTCGTCCCTGATGACAGCATCATATCTTTGTTAGATTACGGTCATCTACTGCCGATGGAAGCACCTGAATTATGTGCTCAAGTTATCAATGAGCATTATCATAGTTATAAATAA
- a CDS encoding ABC transporter ATP-binding protein, whose product MNALFRFFETRLPAFPETPMPLPSPRDGMLKFLWACTNGLRGWLLIFMILSAGIGIYEAMLFAWIGNIVDWLGVYTPQNLWLEKGDMLLLMLAVMIVSPLWIALSSFIHFQTLQGVFPMQMRWRFHQRMLGQSMQFYQDEFSGRVSAKVMQTALAVRDTVMTVTDMFMYVTVYFITSGVILFNLDSLLLIPFIVWLVLVALTIWYFIPKLKQTAIVQADARALMTGRITDAYANIMTVKLFSHSRRELSYAKNAMGQFLGTVHAQMRWVSYLEVSTHLISVILVSGTAAIGLYLWQQGAVGVGAIAAATAMALRLNGLTRWIMWQTASLFESIGTVQDGMRTLSAPQKIIDKPNAPALKVTEGRIVFDHVDFSYENDSDAIEGDSLDTVKTSATPTTKTKLLDNFYLDIKPGEKIGLVGRSGAGKSTLVNLLLRFFDVDSGKILIDGQAIDEVTQESLRQQIGMVTQDTSLLHRTVRENIAYGRPDATDEEIITAAKQAQAWDFIKDLYDDKGNTGLDTQVGERGVKLSGGQRQRIAISRVMLKNAPILLLDEATSALDSEIEFAITESLNDIMTGKTVIAIAHRLSTIAALDRLVVMDKGKIIEQGSHDELLNLYGVYARLWHRQSGGFLGEDS is encoded by the coding sequence ATGAATGCTCTATTTCGATTTTTTGAAACTCGCCTCCCTGCCTTTCCTGAAACCCCTATGCCGCTACCTTCACCCCGTGATGGCATGCTAAAGTTCTTGTGGGCGTGTACCAACGGTTTACGTGGCTGGCTATTGATATTTATGATTTTGTCTGCGGGCATTGGCATCTATGAAGCGATGCTATTTGCTTGGATTGGGAATATCGTTGACTGGCTAGGCGTCTATACACCTCAGAATCTGTGGTTAGAAAAAGGCGATATGCTACTGCTCATGCTAGCTGTCATGATCGTGAGTCCGCTATGGATTGCATTGTCATCATTCATCCATTTTCAGACCTTGCAAGGCGTCTTTCCTATGCAAATGCGCTGGCGCTTTCACCAGCGGATGCTTGGGCAATCGATGCAGTTTTATCAAGATGAATTTTCTGGACGTGTCTCAGCCAAAGTAATGCAAACCGCACTGGCCGTACGTGATACAGTCATGACCGTCACCGACATGTTTATGTATGTCACCGTTTATTTTATTACGTCAGGTGTCATTTTATTTAATCTGGACAGCCTATTATTAATCCCGTTTATCGTTTGGCTGGTCTTGGTTGCGCTGACCATTTGGTACTTTATCCCTAAGCTCAAACAAACTGCCATTGTGCAAGCAGATGCCCGTGCTTTAATGACTGGCCGCATTACCGATGCTTATGCCAATATCATGACCGTCAAACTGTTTAGCCATTCACGCCGTGAGCTGAGTTATGCCAAAAACGCCATGGGGCAATTTTTAGGTACCGTCCATGCACAGATGCGCTGGGTCAGTTATTTAGAAGTATCAACCCATCTAATCAGTGTGATTTTGGTTAGTGGCACTGCGGCTATTGGCTTATATTTATGGCAACAAGGCGCGGTCGGTGTCGGTGCGATTGCTGCCGCGACAGCCATGGCACTACGTTTGAACGGTTTGACTCGTTGGATCATGTGGCAAACTGCCAGCCTATTTGAAAGTATCGGAACCGTACAAGATGGCATGCGTACCTTATCAGCGCCGCAAAAAATCATTGATAAGCCCAATGCACCCGCTTTGAAAGTCACCGAAGGTCGTATCGTTTTCGATCATGTTGATTTTAGTTATGAGAATGATAGCGATGCGATCGAAGGCGATAGCTTAGATACAGTGAAAACATCAGCAACGCCTACTACGAAGACTAAACTACTCGATAACTTTTATTTGGACATTAAACCTGGCGAAAAGATAGGCTTGGTTGGGCGCTCAGGTGCTGGCAAATCTACCTTGGTTAATTTATTGTTACGCTTCTTTGATGTTGATAGCGGTAAAATCCTAATCGATGGACAAGCAATTGATGAAGTCACCCAAGAGTCCTTGCGCCAGCAGATAGGTATGGTGACGCAAGATACGTCTTTGCTACATCGGACAGTACGTGAAAATATCGCTTACGGTCGTCCTGACGCAACCGATGAAGAAATTATTACGGCTGCCAAGCAAGCGCAAGCATGGGACTTTATCAAAGACTTATATGATGATAAAGGCAATACAGGGCTTGATACCCAAGTCGGTGAGCGCGGCGTCAAACTCTCTGGCGGTCAACGTCAGCGTATCGCCATCTCACGTGTTATGCTAAAAAATGCGCCCATCTTACTATTGGACGAAGCGACCAGCGCCCTTGACTCTGAGATTGAATTTGCCATTACCGAAAGCCTGAATGACATCATGACAGGTAAAACGGTTATTGCGATTGCCCATCGTCTCTCTACCATTGCCGCACTTGATCGATTGGTGGTCATGGATAAAGGTAAAATTATCGAACAAGGCAGCCATGATGAATTATTAAATCTATACGGTGTTTATGCTCGCTTGTGGCACCGTCAAAGTGGCGGATTTTTAGGCGAAGACAGCTAA
- a CDS encoding EamA/RhaT family transporter: MIYLTIAVLCSVAVSVLLKVLRQKNIDIRQTIVSGYPVAFLLTWFLLKPDVSGMNALGVAWGIIIALGILLPAVFIILGRAIESVGMVATDAAQRLSLIIPIVAAFLLFGEVLTSTRIFGLLLGFLALGALIYRPQQGQISRQAKHTPLWLFGVWAGYGIIDILFKQVAKQGTAFPLTLFVSFGLAGLLLFIYLLITRVRWQRNALIAGLLLGALNIGNIYAYVRAHQLMSESPSIVFTGMNVGVIAVATLIGVGVFKESLNRINVLGLLLAICCVAVLFLA; encoded by the coding sequence ATGATATATTTGACGATTGCGGTGCTTTGTAGTGTCGCCGTTTCAGTATTGCTAAAAGTGTTACGACAGAAAAATATAGACATACGCCAGACCATCGTCTCAGGCTATCCGGTGGCTTTTCTGCTGACGTGGTTTTTATTGAAGCCAGACGTCAGTGGCATGAATGCACTTGGCGTTGCATGGGGCATTATTATCGCGCTTGGTATCCTGCTTCCCGCCGTGTTTATTATCCTTGGAAGGGCGATTGAATCTGTGGGAATGGTAGCAACCGATGCGGCTCAGCGGCTATCGTTGATTATTCCTATCGTCGCGGCTTTTTTATTGTTTGGTGAAGTACTGACCAGCACGCGAATATTTGGGCTGTTATTAGGCTTTCTAGCACTCGGAGCGTTGATTTATCGTCCACAGCAGGGTCAGATTAGCAGACAAGCGAAGCATACACCGCTATGGTTGTTTGGCGTCTGGGCAGGCTATGGCATCATTGATATCTTGTTCAAGCAAGTTGCCAAGCAGGGCACTGCTTTTCCTCTTACATTATTTGTCAGTTTTGGTTTAGCAGGATTATTGCTGTTTATTTATTTGCTGATTACGCGGGTGCGCTGGCAAAGGAATGCGCTGATCGCAGGATTGTTATTAGGTGCGCTCAATATAGGCAATATTTATGCTTATGTACGTGCGCATCAATTAATGTCCGAGTCGCCTAGCATCGTCTTTACCGGTATGAATGTCGGTGTCATTGCAGTGGCAACTTTGATAGGGGTCGGTGTGTTTAAAGAGTCGCTTAACCGTATTAATGTATTGGGTTTATTATTAGCCATTTGCTGTGTGGCAGTGCTGTTTTTAGCATAA
- a CDS encoding fructose bisphosphate aldolase, translated as MEYQNQYNKQLQRIKNGSGFIAALDQSGGSTPKALENYGVTGDDYDNDEAMFDQVHEMRARIMTCDAFDNERVLGAILFEDTMEREVNGKSTANYLWEDKNIVPFLKVDKGLAEQMNGVQVMRPMPNLDLLLDKAKNYPVFGTKMRSVIYEPNVDGIELVVQQQFDVAKQILSKGLMPIVEPEVDINSSKKHECEVILKTSILHNLDRLTDDQQVMLKLTLPEEAGFYQELIDHPKVLKVVALSGGYSRGDACAKLKQNPGMIASFSRAFTEGLSKQQSDDEFANTINTSIEEIYEASKV; from the coding sequence ATGGAATATCAAAACCAATATAACAAACAGCTACAACGTATCAAAAATGGTTCAGGGTTCATTGCGGCACTTGATCAAAGTGGCGGCAGCACGCCAAAAGCGTTAGAGAATTATGGTGTCACAGGCGATGATTATGACAACGATGAAGCCATGTTCGACCAAGTGCATGAGATGCGAGCGCGTATCATGACTTGTGATGCCTTTGATAATGAGCGTGTGCTTGGGGCGATTTTGTTCGAAGATACTATGGAACGTGAGGTCAATGGCAAATCGACGGCCAATTATCTATGGGAAGATAAAAATATTGTGCCATTTTTAAAAGTGGATAAGGGTTTGGCTGAGCAAATGAATGGCGTCCAAGTGATGCGTCCGATGCCAAATTTAGATTTGTTACTCGATAAAGCCAAAAACTATCCAGTATTTGGTACCAAAATGCGCTCAGTAATTTATGAGCCGAATGTCGATGGCATTGAGCTGGTCGTGCAACAGCAATTCGATGTGGCAAAACAGATACTCTCAAAAGGCCTGATGCCAATCGTAGAGCCTGAAGTCGATATCAACAGTAGCAAAAAACATGAATGTGAAGTCATACTAAAGACCAGCATTTTGCACAATCTGGATCGTTTGACTGACGACCAGCAAGTCATGCTAAAACTGACTTTGCCAGAAGAAGCGGGTTTTTACCAAGAGCTGATTGATCATCCAAAAGTATTAAAAGTCGTGGCGTTATCGGGCGGCTACAGCCGTGGCGATGCTTGTGCTAAGCTCAAGCAAAACCCCGGTATGATAGCCAGCTTCTCACGTGCCTTTACCGAAGGATTGAGCAAACAGCAAAGTGATGATGAGTTTGCTAATACTATCAACACATCTATCGAAGAGATTTATGAGGCGTCGAAAGTGTAG